Below is a window of Acidobacteriota bacterium DNA.
GTGCCGTGTGTGACCGACATGCAGGTTGTCGGCCAATTTCGCGCGGTAGGCATCTGCCTTTCTCGAGACTGCGATCTCAGCACTGTCTATGGCGGCATCGAACTCGGAGCGGTTGACCAGGGCGCCATTGGGAGTCGCCTCGGTTGCGTTCCTTGCTAGCGGGGCCACCAAGCGCTGGTACAGGCGGAGGTAATACTGATATCGATAGTGATCCAGCAACGCCTCGCGAAGCACATTTTCGTCATATACCCGTTCAGGCAGCGTGACGAACAGGGTTTCCTCGTGTCCGACAACCAGGTGGTCGCTGCCGCAGAAGGAGCAGTGCGCCATGTGATGGAGCACCGGTACCGGAACCGACGCGCCGCATTCCGAACACCGGACCTCGACGCAGTAGTGGTTCTCGATAACCGTTTCGTCCTCGTCCTCCCGGCGATTGCCCTTGGCATCTGCGGATGTAACTGCTCGGGATTTCTGTTCCGGCGGCTTTCCCAGTTTTGCAACGGAATCCCTGGATTGATCTGCAACCGCGACTTCCTGTTCGTGGAATATGGTCTTCGCTGTCAACGGGCTCAGAGGGGTGTAAAACAGGGCCCAGACTCCTCCCACGAACATGCTGGGGACATACATCCAAAGGTTTTGACTCCCGCCGGTGAGAATCAGGCTGACCTGGGCGAAAAGCACACCGATGACGACCTCGAGTGTCGGCCTTCCAAGGGCCGCGAGACCGGCCCCGGGGGCAAACGCGTTGAGCCCGACTGCAAGCTGAGGGGCAGGGTCTCTCGGCCGCACGAGGAACGCGCCGGCCAGTGCCGCGAGGGGCGGCAAGAAAATAGCAATGACTATCCAGGCGGCGGTCACAACAGTTCCCTGACTCCGATCTCCTTTCGGGACAGTGCCTTGAGAATCGGCACCACCTGTTGGGTTTCGTCGATTCCGAAAAAGGGATCGGACAGCGCTCCCTGGAGTAGGGTGAACAGCGCTATGAATGCCTCTTGGTCATCGGTGCCGAGCCTCAATACCGCCCGACAGGCGTCGAAATCCTTACCTTCCGGAATGCCTCCTTCGAGGATTCGTTGTACGAGGCGGCGATACTTTTGAACGGTTTGCGGGGTCTCTTCGCTCATGGCCCCATCATAGCCGGGTCGCAAATCGAAACGCATCTACGGTCAACAAATAGGAGACCCACAACATGTCAGATCTACGCGGCAAGCGGGTGATTATTTCGGGAGCCTCGAGTGGCATCGGCCTCGAGGCGGCTCGGTTGTTGGCTTCTCTCGGAGCCGAGGTGTGCCTCACGGCACGTCGAGGCGACCTGCTCGATGCGGAGGCTACCGAGATCGGTGGCGGTACCTGGGCTTGGCCCTGCGATGTCTCGGACAGGTCATCAGTGGCCGAGCTTGTCCTCGAAACAAGGAACCGGTGGGGTGCTCTTGACGGGCTGGTCAACAACGCGGGCGTTGCACTGATGGCGTCGCTCGACGAAACCACGGACGACATGTGGGAGGACACGTTCTCGGTCAACGTACGTGGTCCGTTCCTGCTCTGCCGTGAGCTCGGGCCCCTCCTTCGCGAGGGTGAGTCCCCGGCCGTTGTCAACGTGTCGTCTTCGCTGGCCGAACGAGCGATCCCGGGGATGGCCGCCTACAACTCCTCGAAGGCCGCCCTCAACCAGCTGACGAAGTCCCTCGCACTCGAGTGGGCGCCCGATGTACGAGTCAACGCGATCATGCCCGCGGTCATCGACACGCCGATCCACGCGACGCGAGGCATGAGTCCGGAGGACGTTCAGTCGATTGGTGAGCTGCATCCGATGAAGCGGGTCGGGCAACCGGAGGACGTGGCCCATATGATCGCCTATCTGCTGTCTGACGCGGCATCGTGGATGACCGGAGC
It encodes the following:
- a CDS encoding SDR family oxidoreductase; the protein is MSDLRGKRVIISGASSGIGLEAARLLASLGAEVCLTARRGDLLDAEATEIGGGTWAWPCDVSDRSSVAELVLETRNRWGALDGLVNNAGVALMASLDETTDDMWEDTFSVNVRGPFLLCRELGPLLREGESPAVVNVSSSLAERAIPGMAAYNSSKAALNQLTKSLALEWAPDVRVNAIMPAVIDTPIHATRGMSPEDVQSIGELHPMKRVGQPEDVAHMIAYLLSDAASWMTGAVIPVDGGMLAG